One genomic segment of Ipomoea triloba cultivar NCNSP0323 chromosome 9, ASM357664v1 includes these proteins:
- the LOC116028845 gene encoding zinc finger protein GIS2-like isoform X2 — protein MPDNRSRSRSPMDRKIRTQRYSYRDAPYRRESRRGFSQNGLCKNCKRPGHFARECPNVAICHNCGLPGHIASECTTKSLCWNCREPGHMAGNCPNEGICHTCGKAGHRARDCTAPPMPPGDLRLCNNCFKQGHIAADCTNDKACKNCRKTGHLARDCQNDPVCNLCNISGHVARDCPKAGTIEERGPGPRAAGYRDAGFRDIVCRNCNQVGHMSRDCVTMMVCHNCGGRGHLAYECPSGRFMDRFPRRY, from the exons ATGCCAGACAACAGAAGCCGAAGCAGGAGCCCAATGGATCGCAAGATCCGTACTCAGCGTTATTCTTACCGTGATGCACCATATAGGCGGGAGTCACGTCGGGGTTTCAG CCAGAACGgtctttgcaagaattgtaaaAGGCCAGGTCATTTTGCGAGAGAGTGCCCTAATGTGGCAATATGTCACAATTGCGGCCTTCCTGG GCATATTGCATCAGAGTGCACTACAAAATCACTCTGTTGGAACTGTCGAGAACCTGGCCACATGGCTGGGAATTGTCCAAATGAAGGAATCTGCCACACCTGTGGGAAGGCAGGACATCGTGCAAGAGACTGCACGGCTCCTCCTATGCCACCTGGTGATCTGAGGCTTTGCAACAACTGCTTTAAGCAAGGTCATATTGCAGCTGACTGCACAAATGACAAGGCGTGCAAAAATTGTAGGAAAACAGGTCACCTTGCCCGTGACTGTCAAAATGACCCCGTGTGCAATTTGTGTAATATATCTGGGCATGTTGCTAGAGATTGTCCAAAGGCTGGAACCATTGAAGAGAGGGGTCCTGGACCGCGTGCTGCTGGATATCGGGATGCTGGATTTCGTGACATCGTATGTCGGAACTGCAATCAGGTTGGTCATATGAGTCGGGATTGCGTGACCATGATGGTCTGTCACAACTGCGGGGGAAGAGGACATCTGGCTTATGAGTGCCCATCGGGAAGATTTATGGACCGTTTCCCCAGGAGGTACTAA
- the LOC116028845 gene encoding zinc finger protein GIS2-like isoform X1, which produces MPDNRSRSRSPMDRKIRTQRYSYRDAPYRRESRRGFSQNGLCKNCKRPGHFARECPNVAICHNCGLPGHIASECTTKSLCWNCREPGHMAGNCPNEGICHTCGKAGHRARDCTAPPMPPGDLRLCNNCFKQGHIAADCTNDKACKNCRKTGHLARDCQNDPVCNLCNISGHVARDCPKAGTIEERGPGPRAAGYRDAGFRDIVCRNCNQVGHMSRDCVTMMVCHNCGGRGHLAYECPSGRFMDRFPRSKSMKQG; this is translated from the exons ATGCCAGACAACAGAAGCCGAAGCAGGAGCCCAATGGATCGCAAGATCCGTACTCAGCGTTATTCTTACCGTGATGCACCATATAGGCGGGAGTCACGTCGGGGTTTCAG CCAGAACGgtctttgcaagaattgtaaaAGGCCAGGTCATTTTGCGAGAGAGTGCCCTAATGTGGCAATATGTCACAATTGCGGCCTTCCTGG GCATATTGCATCAGAGTGCACTACAAAATCACTCTGTTGGAACTGTCGAGAACCTGGCCACATGGCTGGGAATTGTCCAAATGAAGGAATCTGCCACACCTGTGGGAAGGCAGGACATCGTGCAAGAGACTGCACGGCTCCTCCTATGCCACCTGGTGATCTGAGGCTTTGCAACAACTGCTTTAAGCAAGGTCATATTGCAGCTGACTGCACAAATGACAAGGCGTGCAAAAATTGTAGGAAAACAGGTCACCTTGCCCGTGACTGTCAAAATGACCCCGTGTGCAATTTGTGTAATATATCTGGGCATGTTGCTAGAGATTGTCCAAAGGCTGGAACCATTGAAGAGAGGGGTCCTGGACCGCGTGCTGCTGGATATCGGGATGCTGGATTTCGTGACATCGTATGTCGGAACTGCAATCAGGTTGGTCATATGAGTCGGGATTGCGTGACCATGATGGTCTGTCACAACTGCGGGGGAAGAGGACATCTGGCTTATGAGTGCCCATCGGGAAGATTTATGGACCGTTTCCCCAGGAG TAAATCTATGAAGCAGGGCTAA
- the LOC116028844 gene encoding endoglucanase 24-like: MNLIMSFRFLIPFFTALLLHRLPITQSSYHNYPDALSKCILFFEGQRSGYLPSEQRMTWRGHSGLGDGWTVNTDLTGGYYDAGDNVKFGFPMAFTTTMLAWSVIEFGQYMPASELQNTLVAIKWATDYLLKTVSQPNRIFVQVGDPISDHSCWERPEDMDTARTVYAVDAPNPASDVAGETAAALAASSMAFRSSDSGYADTLLQTATRVFSFADSYRGAYSDNSNIRGGVCPFYCDFDGYQDELLWAAAWLRRATQGDTYLNYLQDNGQTLGANDNINEFGWDNKYAGLNVLVSKEVLEGNIYSLQSYKASADSFMCTLIPESPSSHIEYTPGGLIYKPGGSNLQHATLVSLMLLVYAASLERSSQAVNCGSVSVSPAMLREVAKRQVDYILGDNPKGISYMVGYSYYYPQRIHHRGSSLPSTKDHPQFIACKEGSVYFNSSGPNPNVLVGAIVGGPGENDEYDDDRDDFRKSEPTTYINAPFVGALAYFAANYPSG; the protein is encoded by the exons ATGAACCTAATTATGTCTTTTCGTTTTCTCATTCCTTTCTTCACAGCTTTGCTTCTCCACAGATTGCCGATTACGCAATCGAGTTACCATAACTACCCCGACGCATTGTCCAAGTGCATACTGTTCTTCGAGGGCCAGCGTTCCGGCTACTTGCCGTCGGAGCAGAGGATGACGTGGCGGGGGCATTCCGGACTAGGCGATGGCTGGACAGTCAACACAGACCTCACCGGCGGCTACTACGACGCCGGCGATAACGTCAAATTCGGTTTTCCGATGGCCTTCACTACCACAATGCTTGCGTGGAGCGTGATCGAATTCGGCCAGTATATGCCGGCGTCGGAGTTGCAGAATACTTTGGTCGCGATTAAATGGGCCACCGATTATCTCCTCAAAACTGTTTCCCAACCAAACCGCATTTTCGTTCAG GTTGGTGATCCCATATCGGACCATAGTTGTTGGGAAAGGCCGGAAGATATGGATACAGCTCGGACGGTGTACGCTGTGGATGCCCCGAATCCGGCATCCGACGTCGCCGGAGAGACGGCGGCTGCTTTGGCCGCTTCTTCCATGGCTTTCCGATCTTCCGATTCCGGCTATGCTGATACTCTGTTGCAAACCGCAACAAGGGTGTTCAGTTTCGCAGATTCCTATCGTGGAGCTTATAGTGACAATTCTAATATTAGGGGTGGCGTTTGCCCCTTTTACTGTGATTTTGATGGATATCAG GACGAATTGCTTTGGGCAGCAGCATGGCTAAGGAGGGCCACTCAGGGTGATACGTACCTCAATTACCTGCAAGACAATGGTCAAACTCTTGGTGCTAATGACAATATTAACGAATTTGGATGGGACAACAAGTATGCTGGACTAAACGTTCTAGTTTCTAag GAAGTATTGGAAGGGAACATCTATTCTTTGCAATCATATAAAGCCTCAGCAGATAGCTTCATGTGCACACTGATCCCGGAATCGCCGTCGTCCCACATCGAATACACGCCGGGCGGCCTGATATACAAGCCCGGCGGGAGCAATCTGCAGCACGCAACCTTAGTCAGTCTAATGTTGTTGGTTTACGCCGCCTCCTTAGAGCGGTCATCACAGGCCGTGAACTGCGGCAGCGTTAGCGTCAGCCCCGCCATGCTCCGGGAAGTGGCTAAGCGGCAGGTCGATTACATCCTAGGCGACAACCCTAAAGGAATCTCGTACATGGTCGGGTACAGTTACTACTATCCTCAACGGATTCATCACCGCGGCTCGTCTCTCCCCTCCACCAAGGATCACCCGCAGTTCATAGCGTGCAAAGAGGGATCCGTTTATTTTAACTCGTCGGGCCCGAACCCGAACGTGTTGGTCGGGGCGATCGTGGGCGGGCCGGGGGAGAACGATGAGTACGATGATGACCGCGACGATTTTCGTAAGTCGGAGCCGACAACGTACATTAACGCGCCATTCGTAGGCGCCCTTGCTTACTTTGCCGCTAATTATCCCAGCGGTTAA